A genome region from Vespa velutina chromosome 18, iVesVel2.1, whole genome shotgun sequence includes the following:
- the LOC124955433 gene encoding proton channel OtopLc-like isoform X1, whose protein sequence is MANVANSEFKEPTGVVSNPMTITTEIENNKYLPSSHGRNNGPRRESNGFNAVIHHKRGLLGALISGIGSNMSLPSCMPHDQDFMQGHAPSVGLPISLRTNPKHVDQYQSDDDRRKLRTNYLQLTPVNTACASLNALDVDKAKAPILKVTQSTTHESKHKHPRELVSTVSMLYAKLLIVIGFALPVTASISHKVPIALNQGFYLYLYLGSVTFVITMYASMLKDKAVKKLILQGKRQEETFTFDEKGTRVHTTQAQQYGSFCLRFGAVGFGAGSLVFTGLQIGAEIASGPFRAITPAARLLLITAQMHFIFLNSKNLEFVRLGALAKLGLMHMIATNLCEWLQALIEETHNEIDQLGHAYEGDEGILKSLLSDASPFLFPCTIEFSLICSVILFEMWKRTDERTETKSENSARSMHRLSIDCTSAHRGLFGGILLVAATILSLIMFFVLKEAKHKMAIQQVTALEAAILSLGVAASISGAWKIQNLEEKVSSKAPRLDSTLLTAAQAGIYLHCLFGIVGSLLTMGPMWVLSLITDFLALLQSTCQTLLVKIAWRRRCTTGKEKPGKELITFLIVVNIALWTVNTLEKSRAGVRPDHLRLFGVWAWTIITHVSMPLAIFYRFHSAICLFEVWKSCYKYRPYNENARTLC, encoded by the exons ATGGCTAACGTTGCAAA TTCTGAATTTAAGGAACCAACGGGAGTTGTGTCTAACCCGATGACGATCACCACGGAAATAGAGAACAACAAGTATTTGCCTTCCTCTCATGGAAGAAACAACGGTCCAAGAAGAGAAAGCAACGGATTTAACGCCGTCATCCATCACAAACGAGGCCTCCTAGG AGCGCTTATTTCTGGAATAGGCAGTAATATGTCGTTGCCTTCTTGTATGCCGCACGATCAGGATTTCATGCAAGGACACGCCCCGAGCGTAGGACTACCGATATCCCTCCGTACGAATCCAAAACACGTAGATCAGTATCAGTCCGACGATGATCGTCGAAAGTTGCgaacaaattatttacaattaacgCCAGTCAATACGGCTTGCGCGTCTTTGAACGCTCTCGACGTCGATAAAG CAAAAGCACCAATCTTGAAAGTCACGCAATCTACGACGCACGAATCAAAACATAAACATCCGAGAGAACTGGTATCCACCGTAAGCATGCTTTACGCCAAATTGTTGATAGTGATAGGATTCGCATTGCCAGTTACAGCCAGCATCAGTCATAAAGTACCGATTGCTTTGAATCAG GGGTTTTATTTATACCTCTACCTTGGAAGCGTTACTTTCGTGATCACCATGTACGCCAGCATGCTGAAAGACAAAGCTGTAAAAAAGCTGATACTGCAAGGCAAAAGACAGGAAGAGACCTTTACCTTTGATGAAAAGGGTACACGTGTTCACACTACCCAG gCACAACAATATGGAAGCTTTTGTTTGAGATTCGGCGCTGTAGGATTTGGTGCCGGTTCATTGGTATTTACCGGATTGCAAATTGGGGCGGAAATAGCTTCCGGGCCATTCAGGGCGATTACACCAGCCGCTAGATTACTCCTGATCACAGCTCAAATGCACTTTATATTCCTTAACAGTAAAAATCTTGAATTTGTGAGACTCGGAGCACTCGCAAAATTAGGTCTGATGCATATGATCGCGACGAATCTTTGCGAGTGGCTTCAG GCTCTCATCGAGGAAACACACAACGAGATCGATCAATTGGGCCACGCATACGAGGGCGACGAAGGGATTCTGAAATCGCTTTTAAGCGACGCAagtccttttctcttcccttgCACGATCGAGTTCAGTTTGATATGCTCGGTAATACTTTTCGAAATGTGGAAGAGAACGGACGAAAGAACCGAAACGAAGAGTGAAAATTCGGCAAGATCGATGCATAGACTTAGTATCGATTGCACCAGTGCTCATag aGGCCTCTTTGGTGGAATACTTTTAGTAGCTGCTACAATTTTAAGTTTGATCATGTTTTTCGTTCTGAAAGAAGCAAAGCACAAGATGGCGATACAACAAGTTACTGCCCTAGAAGCCGCGATCTTATCCTTAG GTGTAGCCGCTTCGATATCCGGTGCTTGGAAGATTCAAAATTTAGAGGAAAAAGTATCGTCGAAAGCGCCACGACTAGATTCGACCCTTTTGACGGCAGCTCAGGCTGGAATTTATCTGCACTGTCTTTTTGGAATAGTCGGTAGCCTCTTAACCATGGGTCCGATGTGGGTGCTGTCGTTAATTACGGATTTCTTAGCTTTGTTGCAGAGCACCTGTCAAACTTTACTCGTTAAA ATCGCATGGCGACGGCGTTGTACCACTGGAAAGGAGAAACCGGGCAAGGAACTGATCACGTTCCTCATCGTCGTGAATATAGCTCTATGGACGGTAAATACCTTGGAGAAGTCTCGTGCAGGTGTACGACCGGATCATCTTCGTTTGTTTGGTGTCTGGGCTTGGACCATTATTACCCATGTCTCCATGCCGCTCGCTATCTTTTATCGATTCCATTCCGCTATTTGTCTCTTCGAGGTGTGGAAGAGTTGCTACAAGTACAGACCGTACAACGAAAACGCTCGTACACTCTGTTGA
- the LOC124955433 gene encoding proton channel OtopLc-like isoform X2: protein MTITTEIENNKYLPSSHGRNNGPRRESNGFNAVIHHKRGLLGALISGIGSNMSLPSCMPHDQDFMQGHAPSVGLPISLRTNPKHVDQYQSDDDRRKLRTNYLQLTPVNTACASLNALDVDKAKAPILKVTQSTTHESKHKHPRELVSTVSMLYAKLLIVIGFALPVTASISHKVPIALNQGFYLYLYLGSVTFVITMYASMLKDKAVKKLILQGKRQEETFTFDEKGTRVHTTQAQQYGSFCLRFGAVGFGAGSLVFTGLQIGAEIASGPFRAITPAARLLLITAQMHFIFLNSKNLEFVRLGALAKLGLMHMIATNLCEWLQALIEETHNEIDQLGHAYEGDEGILKSLLSDASPFLFPCTIEFSLICSVILFEMWKRTDERTETKSENSARSMHRLSIDCTSAHRGLFGGILLVAATILSLIMFFVLKEAKHKMAIQQVTALEAAILSLGVAASISGAWKIQNLEEKVSSKAPRLDSTLLTAAQAGIYLHCLFGIVGSLLTMGPMWVLSLITDFLALLQSTCQTLLVKIAWRRRCTTGKEKPGKELITFLIVVNIALWTVNTLEKSRAGVRPDHLRLFGVWAWTIITHVSMPLAIFYRFHSAICLFEVWKSCYKYRPYNENARTLC from the exons ATGACGATCACCACGGAAATAGAGAACAACAAGTATTTGCCTTCCTCTCATGGAAGAAACAACGGTCCAAGAAGAGAAAGCAACGGATTTAACGCCGTCATCCATCACAAACGAGGCCTCCTAGG AGCGCTTATTTCTGGAATAGGCAGTAATATGTCGTTGCCTTCTTGTATGCCGCACGATCAGGATTTCATGCAAGGACACGCCCCGAGCGTAGGACTACCGATATCCCTCCGTACGAATCCAAAACACGTAGATCAGTATCAGTCCGACGATGATCGTCGAAAGTTGCgaacaaattatttacaattaacgCCAGTCAATACGGCTTGCGCGTCTTTGAACGCTCTCGACGTCGATAAAG CAAAAGCACCAATCTTGAAAGTCACGCAATCTACGACGCACGAATCAAAACATAAACATCCGAGAGAACTGGTATCCACCGTAAGCATGCTTTACGCCAAATTGTTGATAGTGATAGGATTCGCATTGCCAGTTACAGCCAGCATCAGTCATAAAGTACCGATTGCTTTGAATCAG GGGTTTTATTTATACCTCTACCTTGGAAGCGTTACTTTCGTGATCACCATGTACGCCAGCATGCTGAAAGACAAAGCTGTAAAAAAGCTGATACTGCAAGGCAAAAGACAGGAAGAGACCTTTACCTTTGATGAAAAGGGTACACGTGTTCACACTACCCAG gCACAACAATATGGAAGCTTTTGTTTGAGATTCGGCGCTGTAGGATTTGGTGCCGGTTCATTGGTATTTACCGGATTGCAAATTGGGGCGGAAATAGCTTCCGGGCCATTCAGGGCGATTACACCAGCCGCTAGATTACTCCTGATCACAGCTCAAATGCACTTTATATTCCTTAACAGTAAAAATCTTGAATTTGTGAGACTCGGAGCACTCGCAAAATTAGGTCTGATGCATATGATCGCGACGAATCTTTGCGAGTGGCTTCAG GCTCTCATCGAGGAAACACACAACGAGATCGATCAATTGGGCCACGCATACGAGGGCGACGAAGGGATTCTGAAATCGCTTTTAAGCGACGCAagtccttttctcttcccttgCACGATCGAGTTCAGTTTGATATGCTCGGTAATACTTTTCGAAATGTGGAAGAGAACGGACGAAAGAACCGAAACGAAGAGTGAAAATTCGGCAAGATCGATGCATAGACTTAGTATCGATTGCACCAGTGCTCATag aGGCCTCTTTGGTGGAATACTTTTAGTAGCTGCTACAATTTTAAGTTTGATCATGTTTTTCGTTCTGAAAGAAGCAAAGCACAAGATGGCGATACAACAAGTTACTGCCCTAGAAGCCGCGATCTTATCCTTAG GTGTAGCCGCTTCGATATCCGGTGCTTGGAAGATTCAAAATTTAGAGGAAAAAGTATCGTCGAAAGCGCCACGACTAGATTCGACCCTTTTGACGGCAGCTCAGGCTGGAATTTATCTGCACTGTCTTTTTGGAATAGTCGGTAGCCTCTTAACCATGGGTCCGATGTGGGTGCTGTCGTTAATTACGGATTTCTTAGCTTTGTTGCAGAGCACCTGTCAAACTTTACTCGTTAAA ATCGCATGGCGACGGCGTTGTACCACTGGAAAGGAGAAACCGGGCAAGGAACTGATCACGTTCCTCATCGTCGTGAATATAGCTCTATGGACGGTAAATACCTTGGAGAAGTCTCGTGCAGGTGTACGACCGGATCATCTTCGTTTGTTTGGTGTCTGGGCTTGGACCATTATTACCCATGTCTCCATGCCGCTCGCTATCTTTTATCGATTCCATTCCGCTATTTGTCTCTTCGAGGTGTGGAAGAGTTGCTACAAGTACAGACCGTACAACGAAAACGCTCGTACACTCTGTTGA